The Methanolacinia petrolearia DSM 11571 genome has a segment encoding these proteins:
- the pth2 gene encoding peptidyl-tRNA hydrolase Pth2, producing the protein MSPEPEFKYKQCLIIRNDVKMSCGKKCAQLAHAAIAAYEKADKITKKKWFDEGMKKVALKVNSQKDLYVIKTLAEDAGIPAAIIADAGMTEIPPGTVTALGLGPAKSEDLDKITGDLQLL; encoded by the coding sequence ATGTCGCCCGAACCCGAGTTCAAATACAAACAGTGCCTGATCATCAGGAACGACGTGAAGATGTCATGCGGCAAGAAATGCGCACAGCTCGCACATGCCGCAATCGCGGCGTACGAGAAGGCCGATAAGATAACAAAGAAGAAATGGTTCGACGAGGGGATGAAGAAGGTCGCTCTCAAGGTCAACAGCCAGAAGGACCTCTACGTGATCAAGACCCTCGCCGAGGATGCCGGGATACCCGCGGCTATAATCGCCGATGCGGGAATGACCGAGATCCCGCCGGGGACCGTTACCGCACTCGGCCTCGGGCCGGCGAAGTCCGAAGACCTCGACAAGATTACCGGAGACCTCCAGCTCCTATGA